The sequence TTTTTTACCAAAACATTGATGTTATTTACTATTGCAAGTGCTTTACTTATTCCTGTAGCGATCAGCATATTAATATTTAATACCATACACTTAAGAGCCGGTTTATTTTTAGGCGTTTATCTTATATATGTCTTTATTTGGTGTTTACTTACAGTCGCAATTTCATCATTAGCAAACAGTGCCAGAAAAGCTCTCATAATTTTATTAAGTCTTTGGGTATTTACCAGTTTGTTACTCCCTAAATTAGCAATGTATTACGCTACAATAGCTAATCCTGTGATATCTAGCCAAGCATTCGAATCACGATTAAAAAGCGATGTGTATACACCAGAACGTGAACAAGCAATCGCTAAATTTAAGCAACAAACATTAGCGCAGTATAAAGTGAGTACAACCGACCAACTTCCCTTTAATTGGGGAGGAGCACAGCTTCAATTTGGTGAACAATATGCTGACAAAAAATTTGATTTATTATTTTCTGAGCGTAATAACCAACTCCAGTCTCAATCAGACACTTACCAACAACTTGGTATTTTAAGCCCATTTATCGCATTACAAACTCTTTCTATGGGATTGGCTGAAACTGATTTTAAGCATCATTTACACTTTTCTGCCGAAGCTGAAAAGCAACGACGATTAATTCAAGAAACCCTTAACTTTAACCAAAGAGATAACGCACATAAAACAACTGGCCACTATAAAGCTGGCGTTGAATTATGGCAAAAAATACCAAAATTTAACTATCAAAGCCCTTCATTTAGTCAACTTTACCAGCAATATATACCTAGTTTTTTAAACTTATTAGCTTGGTTAGTGACGCTAACAGTGTTGTGTGCTTTCACTCTTAAAAAAATAAAACGTGAGGAACAAAGATGATTAACCTGTTACTCTCTACCGAACTTAAAAACCTATGGCGCGAAAAACTCATTACTTGGGTTGTCGTTATTAGCTGTGCATGTGCAACTATCGCATTTTTTAGTGGTTTTAATCATAGTCAACAGCAACATCAAGTCATACAGCAAGCAAAAATAGAACAAGCAATGGCGCTAAACAAAGCTGCTGAGGGATTAGAAGAGCGCCTGCTGAAAACCAAAGATATAAAATGGTGGCAAGATCAATACGACTTACGCGGGCAAGCATTTTACCTAATGGTTAACTACGCGAGTAAACCGCCCTTACCTACTTCACCTATCGCGACAGGTCAGTCAGATGTTTTACCTTATTTTTTCAAAATGTTAGTAAAAGAAAAGCAAAATATTATTCACCAATATGATTACCAGCATCCATTAAAACTCATGCTCGGTCAGTTTGATTTAAGCTTTGTCATTATTTATATTCTACCCTTGTTAATTATTGCAGTGTGCTTTAACGCGCTTTCTCAAGAAAGACAACAAGGTCAATTACGTTTAATGCTGTTACAAGGCGCAAATATTAAAACCCTTATTAATATGCAAATTTTACTAAGAGCTAGCTTAGTGGTTGGGCCCTTTCTAATTATAAGTATTTTTCTTTTAGTGACACAGCAAATAGGTATCAGCTTATCTCAAATTGTAAGCTATATACTGATTGTAATTAGCTATACCGTATTTTGGCTGGCGATCAGTGTTTGGGTTATTAGTAAAGGTAAGACTGTTGCTAACAATGCAGCTAAACTCATGACTATTTGGCTTATGCTAGTTATCGTGCTCCCTGCTGCAATAAATACCAGCATCAATCAACTTTACCCAACGCCTTCTCGTTTGCATTATTTAGATGAGCTGCGCCACAGCGCCGACGAAGCAAAAAAAGCATCAGAAAAAACCCTTGCTGCGTTTTTTCAAGATCATCCTGAATTGGCCAATCAAAACAAACCTGCAGACTTTGCATTAAAGAAAATTGCATCAATTAATGCGATAGAAAAATCCATGGCGCATTTAGATCAAGTGTTCGAACAGGCTAAAAATACTCAACAAACTTTTGCCGATAACTTTAAGTTTTTATCGCCAGCGACCCTAGTTCAAGCACAACTTGTCTCATTAGCAGGAAACGATCTTTTAAGACATCACGCTTTTATGAAAAATGTTGAGCGTCACCACAGCGAACTACAAGTATTTTTTAGTCGTGAAATAGCTAAAGCAAATGAAAATAATGATTTTTCTCCATGCTCTGGTTGTAGCGCCAATGCCACACTAAAAGATTTAAGCACAGTACCTCAATTTGATAGCAAGTTTAAAACTCAAACTATCAATCTATGGAGTATTTTAGCATTGTTTATTTTATCACTGAGCATATGGCTCTATAGCCAAAAACAGATAGTTCGCATTGCCCAACCGCAACAATCGGGGGTGTTAGTTTAAGAAAAGAATGTATTAGGGATTATATTTAAAATTAATATAATCCCAATATAAGTAACTTTATTGATATAAACATACTTTATTAAAGTAGCTTAAATGAAATATTCCCTTTACCAAAATACAAAGACCTCCTTTGTAATCCCACTTTACCTTCACCAGTTGTAATCAATTGAAAATAATCAGAATCGCACTCAAAAGAAAACGCGTTATTTTCTCTTAAAACTAATGGATATTTTTCTTTACCTTGTTTTTGAGAGAACAACTGATTGTTTTCAAAACTAATGGTTCTCACTTCTCCATCACCTATATCATATTGCCCAACAAGTCTATTTATATCTAATGGGTTAATAACGCTTACTTTGTCAGGTAAAGTTTTTAAGCCTTTACTCAGTATATGTAATCAAGCAGGACCTGGATGCGTATTGCTATTACTAAGGGCGATACCATATACATTTTGTTCCGGAAAATATGCAGAAAAACTAAAGAAACCCGGCACTGAGCCTTGATGGCTGATACTTTTTTTATGGTTAATTGAGTAAATATCAAATCCTAACCCGTAATTTATAGCTTCTCCTGAGTTTAACTTAAAGGGGGTTATCATTTTTTTAAAATTTTGTGCATTGATAAGATCACCATTTATTAAACTTAAATGCCATTTATGCATATCACCTAAATTTGAAGCAATCGCACCTGCAGCAGCAATCCAACTTCGGTCGACCGGCATTAAATCAATTATTTGGCCATCTTTATTTTTTTCATAGCCTTTTACTATTTTTGGATCTGACTCTGTTGTAGTTATTACAAAAGTATTTTTAAGATTCAGTGGATTAAAAATGTTTTGCTGCATAAATTGGGCATAGCTCAGACCCGATACTTGCTCAATGACTTTTCCTAAAAATACATACGCAGTATTGGAATAAGCATATTGCTCACCCGGCTCAGCAATAAGCGGATCTTTCGATAGTTGCGTTAATATCATATCGATGTGAGCATATTTTTTGGCTTTTAACATGGTTTCTGAGTTTCCTAAGTAATTAGGCAGCCCTGAAGTATGACTCAACATTTGCCCTAAAGTGATTTTCTTTCCTGCTTTTGAGTAATATGGGAGAAAGTCACTCAAAGTATCACTCAGTGAGAGCTTATTTTGTTGCTCTAATAACAAAATAGCAGCGGCTGTAAATTGCTTGGTAATTGAACCTATTTGAAATATAGAATCAGTTGTTATGGAGGTTGTTTTTGATACATCAGCTAAGCCTAATGCATGTTTATAAATGACCTTACCCTGTTTACTTACTAGTATCGCAATACCTGGCTCTGACGGTTCAGCATAACACTGTAAAGTTTTATCATTAATATCTTCACCTTTGGCGAAAAAACACACTAATAACATTGATAAAGATAACGATTTTAAATAATTCATATAGACAGCAACAGCATAGATTACAGATGTAATTTAAATTACATCTGTAATCTTGATATGTCAACTATTGATTAATATATGTATACCCAAGCCACTTCAAGATGCGAGTTTCAGGACTGCTGAGCAAATCATGATCTAGGCGCATCTTTGTATTAATGGTTGCTCCCTTAAAAGAAGATGGGACAACGAGCATAATTTGCTCAGATGTCCCCGCAGGGTTGGTTTAGAAACGCTTTATACTGCGTTATTGATTTTGAAAAGGGAATGACCATTATCTGCAATCAATGCCTTGTCTAAAGCGTTTCTAACGCCAACTGAATTCTGCATCTTGGAGTGGTTTGGGTATATAAGCTTAATCGGCGTAATAGTGTTTATTATTTTGACCTAAAAGATTTAACCTACTTGTCTCGCATAACGACTTGGGGTTACGCCATTGGCTTTTTTAAAGTGGCGATGAAAGTGGCTCTGATCGTAAAAACCAACATCTGTAGCTACATCAGCAACCTTATTTCCTTGCCGTAATAGAGATTTACTTTTACGTAGCCTTTGCTGAATTTGATAAGCATGAGGCGGTAACCCATACATTTTTTGAAACTGTCTTACTAAATAAAATGGCGTAAAATCACTTATTTTAGCTAAGGTTTCTAACGTTATATTTTGTTCTAAATGATCGTTAATATATTGTTTAACCCATTCAAGCTTTTGGCTGGATGTTTGCTGTTGCTCTATCTCACTTCGGCTTTTACCATGCTTGAGCATTAAACGCGTTAATACAGCATGGTTTCACGTAAAAGCGTATTATCTGAGCTGGCAAGGATATGAAATAACTGACGTAATTCAGTAGCCATTTGTGGATCTTGTACAACTGCATTAGGAAAATAAGGCGCAAAACCTTCAGTTAATCCAATATCAGATGCTAATTTAGTAAAATGTGATTCAAATGGCGCGATACCACGATATGACCAACCATTATCTGTGCCTGATTGGCCAGTATGTACTTCATCAGCATTTACAAAAATAATACTATGTTCGGGTGCCATATAATTATTACCTGAACTTAAAAATCGTTGCGCACCTTTTTCAATCACATTTATCGTGTATGTTTCATGGCTATGCTTTGAAAAATTATGATTACAAAAATCAGCTTCAACCATTTCAAGTCCACCGAGTTCTTGATGCAAAGTAAATGCTGCTTTTTCAGTCAAAATCTTTCCTCTTTTAAATCTAAATGACACAATTGGAAATAATAGCCTTAAAATTAACATACCAACAATAAAAAACTTGTACATTATTGTTGTATCAAAAACTTCATGAAAATTAATTCGTTAGCAGGTATGATCTATATATTGAAAGTATTTAAATACTTTTAAATTAAGTAAACGGATAAATTTATACTGGAGTATAAAATGGCA is a genomic window of Pseudoalteromonas sp. '520P1 No. 423' containing:
- a CDS encoding DUF3526 domain-containing protein; translation: MINLLLSTELKNLWREKLITWVVVISCACATIAFFSGFNHSQQQHQVIQQAKIEQAMALNKAAEGLEERLLKTKDIKWWQDQYDLRGQAFYLMVNYASKPPLPTSPIATGQSDVLPYFFKMLVKEKQNIIHQYDYQHPLKLMLGQFDLSFVIIYILPLLIIAVCFNALSQERQQGQLRLMLLQGANIKTLINMQILLRASLVVGPFLIISIFLLVTQQIGISLSQIVSYILIVISYTVFWLAISVWVISKGKTVANNAAKLMTIWLMLVIVLPAAINTSINQLYPTPSRLHYLDELRHSADEAKKASEKTLAAFFQDHPELANQNKPADFALKKIASINAIEKSMAHLDQVFEQAKNTQQTFADNFKFLSPATLVQAQLVSLAGNDLLRHHAFMKNVERHHSELQVFFSREIAKANENNDFSPCSGCSANATLKDLSTVPQFDSKFKTQTINLWSILALFILSLSIWLYSQKQIVRIAQPQQSGVLV
- a CDS encoding AraC family ligand binding domain-containing protein, translated to MTEKAAFTLHQELGGLEMVEADFCNHNFSKHSHETYTINVIEKGAQRFLSSGNNYMAPEHSIIFVNADEVHTGQSGTDNGWSYRGIAPFESHFTKLASDIGLTEGFAPYFPNAVVQDPQMATELRQLFHILASSDNTLLRETMLY
- a CDS encoding AraC family transcriptional regulator, which codes for MLKHGKSRSEIEQQQTSSQKLEWVKQYINDHLEQNITLETLAKISDFTPFYLVRQFQKMYGLPPHAYQIQQRLRKSKSLLRQGNKVADVATDVGFYDQSHFHRHFKKANGVTPSRYARQVG
- a CDS encoding DUF3526 domain-containing protein, with amino-acid sequence MLTLALKKEWVDTKRQGQLTWLLGIAALLLLVACLSSWQSHSQYVADQQAVSESERARWLNQGDKGPHSAAHYGTYVMKPASSLSLLDSGLQDYQGNVIRLEAHTRNNALFRPIQDTLSIARFGQLSPAFVLQVLLPLLVVLIGFGLVATEREQGTLKQLLAMGVSPARLFFTKTLMLFTIASALLIPVAISILIFNTIHLRAGLFLGVYLIYVFIWCLLTVAISSLANSARKALIILLSLWVFTSLLLPKLAMYYATIANPVISSQAFESRLKSDVYTPEREQAIAKFKQQTLAQYKVSTTDQLPFNWGGAQLQFGEQYADKKFDLLFSERNNQLQSQSDTYQQLGILSPFIALQTLSMGLAETDFKHHLHFSAEAEKQRRLIQETLNFNQRDNAHKTTGHYKAGVELWQKIPKFNYQSPSFSQLYQQYIPSFLNLLAWLVTLTVLCAFTLKKIKREEQR
- a CDS encoding serine hydrolase; this encodes MNYLKSLSLSMLLVCFFAKGEDINDKTLQCYAEPSEPGIAILVSKQGKVIYKHALGLADVSKTTSITTDSIFQIGSITKQFTAAAILLLEQQNKLSLSDTLSDFLPYYSKAGKKITLGQMLSHTSGLPNYLGNSETMLKAKKYAHIDMILTQLSKDPLIAEPGEQYAYSNTAYVFLGKVIEQVSGLSYAQFMQQNIFNPLNLKNTFVITTTESDPKIVKGYEKNKDGQIIDLMPVDRSWIAAAGAIASNLGDMHKWHLSLINGDLINAQNFKKMITPFKLNSGEAINYGLGFDIYSINHKKSISHQGSVPGFFSFSAYFPEQNVYGIALSNSNTHPGPA